In Elusimicrobiota bacterium, the following are encoded in one genomic region:
- a CDS encoding aldo/keto reductase family protein, producing MKYRKLGASDLTVSEISLGSWLTFGNGVDDAAGRACVDAAFDAGINFIDTSNVYGLGAAEEFLGKALKGRPRSSYVLATKLYFPMTPADKGLSRAQILKQIDLSLKRLKTDFVDLYQCHRYDKETPLEETMGALTDVVKAGKARWIGFSEWSPEQISAALAIPGAAKFVSSQPQYSIIARRHEPEVFPLCARNGIGQIVWSPLAQGILTGKYRRGAPPPAGTRATSPEMGGFLSHWLTDENLAKVDRLRPIAERAGMSLAHMALAWVLRRPEVASAIVGASRPGQVKENAAASGKTLSADLVSEIDAAVA from the coding sequence ATGAAATACCGGAAGCTGGGCGCGAGCGACCTGACCGTCTCCGAGATCTCCCTGGGCTCGTGGCTGACCTTCGGCAACGGCGTCGACGATGCGGCCGGGCGCGCCTGCGTGGACGCGGCCTTCGACGCCGGCATCAACTTCATCGACACCTCCAACGTCTATGGGCTCGGCGCCGCCGAGGAGTTCCTGGGCAAGGCGCTGAAGGGCCGCCCGCGCTCGTCCTACGTCCTGGCCACGAAGCTCTACTTCCCGATGACCCCGGCGGACAAGGGCCTCTCCCGCGCCCAGATCCTCAAGCAGATCGACCTGTCCCTCAAGCGGCTGAAGACCGACTTCGTCGACCTGTACCAGTGCCACCGCTACGACAAGGAGACCCCGCTCGAGGAGACGATGGGGGCGCTGACCGACGTCGTGAAGGCCGGCAAGGCCAGATGGATCGGCTTCAGCGAGTGGAGCCCCGAGCAGATCTCCGCCGCGCTGGCGATCCCCGGCGCGGCGAAGTTCGTGTCGAGCCAGCCCCAGTACTCGATCATCGCGCGGCGCCACGAGCCCGAGGTGTTCCCGCTGTGCGCGAGGAACGGCATCGGCCAGATCGTCTGGTCCCCGCTCGCGCAGGGCATCCTGACCGGGAAATACCGGCGCGGGGCGCCGCCGCCGGCGGGCACGCGCGCGACGAGCCCGGAGATGGGCGGTTTCCTGAGCCATTGGCTGACCGACGAGAACCTGGCCAAGGTGGACCGCCTGCGCCCGATCGCCGAGCGGGCGGGGATGAGCCTGGCGCACATGGCCTTGGCCTGGGTGCTGCGCCGCCCCGAGGTCGCCTCGGCCATCGTCGGCGCGAGCCGGCCCGGGCAGGTGAAGGAGAACGCCGCGGCGTCGGGCAAGACCCTGTCCGCGGACCTCGTGAGCGAGATCGACGCCGCCGTCGCCTGA
- a CDS encoding PAS domain-containing protein: MYTTAEYYQSILDNLTGGFLSVSLDGRVVYVNPTAGRILHFTDVGALIGKDYASALDGFPALCAVVRDALATHKTVHRAEVSVLHGDAPLTIGYSTLQVKNRSGEYLGLGIIFQDLTFVKKKA, translated from the coding sequence ATGTATACCACGGCCGAGTATTATCAGAGCATCCTGGACAACCTCACCGGCGGATTCCTGTCCGTCAGCCTCGACGGCCGGGTGGTGTACGTCAACCCGACCGCCGGCCGCATCCTCCACTTCACGGACGTCGGCGCGCTGATCGGCAAGGACTACGCCTCGGCGCTCGACGGCTTCCCCGCGCTGTGCGCCGTCGTGCGCGACGCGCTCGCGACCCACAAGACCGTGCACCGGGCGGAAGTGTCCGTGCTCCACGGCGACGCTCCTCTGACCATCGGCTACAGCACCCTTCAGGTGAAGAACCGTTCCGGCGAGTACCTCGGCCTGGGCATCATCTTCCAGGACCTGACCTTCGTCAAGAAGAAGGCTTAA
- a CDS encoding helix-turn-helix domain-containing protein, producing MSEEEWDRLCGDTGPRQQPVDAQGFWAPKGGSDWPWPVLLRRLRLVRGVTQSRLAAEAGIVQSHVAKAESGADVRLSTIVRLIGALGCRLSLRVKPVVPFQIR from the coding sequence ATGAGCGAAGAGGAATGGGATCGCTTATGCGGGGACACGGGCCCGCGTCAGCAGCCGGTCGATGCGCAGGGGTTTTGGGCGCCCAAAGGCGGTTCGGATTGGCCGTGGCCGGTGCTTCTGCGGCGTCTTCGTCTCGTGAGGGGCGTGACCCAGAGCCGCTTGGCCGCGGAGGCCGGGATCGTGCAGTCTCACGTGGCCAAGGCCGAGTCCGGGGCCGACGTCCGTCTGAGCACGATCGTACGCCTGATCGGGGCTTTGGGCTGCCGCTTGTCCCTGCGCGTCAAGCCGGTCGTGCCGTTCCAGATACGCTGA
- a CDS encoding MliC family protein, translating into MPRTLIIAFGVLLCGCNEIRYQASRLRAKAPPLEVPRAASLPDRRATYECKDGEPFDVYFPPGGVGAVLSLGGDDFALRDLEAVAGRRYGDDRYELYLKEDGTAYVTLEEKRIRDRCARR; encoded by the coding sequence GTGCCGCGTACTCTGATAATCGCCTTCGGCGTGCTTCTGTGCGGCTGCAACGAGATCCGCTACCAGGCTTCGCGCCTGCGCGCGAAGGCGCCCCCGCTCGAGGTGCCGCGGGCGGCCTCGCTGCCCGACCGGCGCGCGACGTACGAGTGCAAGGACGGGGAGCCCTTCGACGTCTATTTCCCCCCCGGCGGCGTCGGCGCGGTCCTCTCGCTCGGCGGCGACGACTTCGCCCTGCGCGACCTGGAGGCCGTCGCCGGCAGGCGCTACGGCGACGACCGCTACGAGCTCTACCTGAAGGAAGACGGCACCGCCTACGTGACGCTCGAAGAGAAGCGCATCCGCGACCGTTGCGCTCGCCGGTGA
- a CDS encoding M28 family peptidase produces the protein MSPAARAIAAVVIANLLLFLAVVALPAYQAAHHHWIFPVLAALFAAEWGLTFVPSPADKVVDRSALRASVVSLLVFLLVIGIARHATILACFDRCSFKLAAAAALAGCVFLGQTWSRSAGFWDPLRSSLAAYGAFLWALYLVLRGLNVAPWLVDLGFVILALMFWLGRDRAAFLIASAGILAALAVRATANEYAIIGLSVVWSVALPLWAAPRVEAWLAKRRVGPAPAGPAEPLGPRLLMSALRISVAVAVIAGIARFVAGPVSLVTDPPKRRAYLLERAPAPLDHSALSPLAARLRAHVVMLSVTIGARDAYSKKGRERARDYVVAQLKAAGYAPKLLPYESRLMIGVPDGSRFHNVEALLPVRAPEPRGAWVIGAHYDSAPGTPGADDNASGVAVLLEAARLLRERRPGREVRFVAFGTEEPPSFGTRNMGSWQYARALKDGGVRVHGVVVLEMLGFYNPRPGSQLYPPFMHLFFPDHGGFVGAVGNVESRGLLAAFGAAWRKASRFPLTLSILPGPFATLALSDQLNFWAHGYPAVMVSDTAFYRNANYHESTDLPETLDYEKMAEVAEALASVLSEKR, from the coding sequence ATGAGCCCCGCCGCGCGCGCGATCGCCGCCGTCGTCATCGCCAACCTGCTCCTGTTCCTCGCCGTCGTCGCCCTGCCCGCGTATCAGGCCGCCCATCATCACTGGATCTTCCCGGTGCTCGCGGCCCTGTTCGCGGCCGAGTGGGGGCTGACCTTCGTGCCGTCGCCGGCCGACAAGGTGGTGGACCGCTCGGCTCTGCGCGCGAGCGTCGTCTCTTTGCTGGTCTTCCTGCTCGTCATCGGCATCGCCCGCCACGCGACCATCCTCGCCTGCTTCGACCGCTGCTCGTTCAAGCTCGCCGCCGCCGCGGCCCTCGCGGGGTGCGTGTTCCTCGGCCAGACGTGGTCGCGCAGCGCGGGCTTCTGGGATCCGCTGCGCTCGAGCCTCGCGGCGTACGGCGCCTTCCTGTGGGCGCTGTACCTCGTCCTGCGCGGGCTCAACGTCGCGCCCTGGCTCGTCGACCTCGGCTTCGTCATCCTAGCGCTGATGTTCTGGCTCGGACGGGACCGCGCCGCCTTCCTGATCGCCTCCGCGGGCATCCTCGCGGCGCTCGCCGTGCGCGCGACGGCCAACGAGTACGCCATCATCGGCTTGAGCGTGGTCTGGAGCGTCGCGCTCCCCCTGTGGGCCGCGCCGCGGGTGGAAGCGTGGCTCGCGAAGCGAAGGGTCGGGCCGGCGCCGGCGGGGCCCGCCGAACCTCTCGGCCCAAGGCTTCTGATGAGCGCTCTGCGCATTTCCGTTGCCGTTGCCGTCATCGCCGGAATCGCTCGATTCGTTGCCGGTCCCGTCTCCCTCGTCACCGACCCCCCGAAGCGTCGCGCCTATCTCCTCGAACGGGCTCCGGCGCCGTTGGACCACTCCGCGCTATCGCCTCTGGCCGCCCGCCTGCGCGCGCACGTCGTCATGCTCTCCGTCACGATCGGCGCGCGCGACGCCTACAGCAAGAAGGGGCGCGAGCGGGCGCGCGACTACGTCGTCGCCCAGCTCAAGGCGGCCGGCTACGCGCCGAAGCTCCTGCCCTACGAGTCGCGCCTGATGATCGGCGTGCCCGACGGCTCGCGCTTCCACAACGTCGAGGCGCTCCTTCCCGTGCGCGCGCCCGAGCCGCGCGGCGCCTGGGTGATCGGGGCCCATTACGACTCGGCCCCCGGCACGCCCGGCGCCGACGACAACGCCAGCGGCGTCGCCGTGCTCCTCGAGGCCGCGCGCCTGCTCCGGGAGCGGAGGCCCGGCCGCGAGGTGCGCTTCGTCGCGTTCGGCACCGAGGAGCCGCCCTCGTTCGGCACGCGCAACATGGGCAGCTGGCAGTACGCGCGGGCGTTGAAGGACGGCGGGGTCCGCGTGCACGGCGTCGTCGTCCTCGAGATGCTCGGCTTCTACAACCCGCGCCCCGGCTCCCAGCTGTACCCGCCGTTCATGCATCTCTTCTTCCCGGACCACGGCGGCTTCGTCGGCGCGGTCGGCAACGTCGAGAGCCGCGGCCTGCTCGCCGCGTTCGGCGCGGCGTGGAGGAAGGCCTCGCGCTTCCCGCTGACCCTCTCGATCCTGCCCGGGCCGTTCGCGACCCTCGCCCTGTCGGACCAGCTCAACTTCTGGGCGCACGGCTATCCCGCCGTGATGGTCTCCGACACCGCCTTCTACCGCAACGCCAACTACCACGAGTCGACCGACCTCCCCGAGACGCTCGACTACGAGAAGATGGCCGAGGTCGCGGAAGCGCTCGCCTCGGTCCTCTCCGAGAAACGGTGA
- a CDS encoding HEAT repeat domain-containing protein, producing the protein MGPAGKDILREVMTPEDEREMESLPDRYGTERMGKPLVIDAPGGSMTAEFFDHGPDFRVCASSEYANRRKRRRGAAPAPVARAAPSVAAVRANEDAPPSEESFEPVSTPPVRVGKPASPAPERLPDSPPGSPVAVIEAEPPLPSDAGVPETMPKAGPGFAPREAAVPREPPPETPERRAVAAASPRAPLPPAETMPAAGPGLHREPVERGEAALVEDAGTGKPENDPVPELIRRLSAAEPRTRARAADELGKRGAAALPAVPALRRALKDRDRRVRASAVLALGGVGASVDGVGADLRRALRDKNEDVRFSAVIALHRLRAAPEK; encoded by the coding sequence ATGGGCCCGGCCGGAAAGGACATCCTGCGCGAGGTCATGACGCCCGAGGACGAGCGCGAGATGGAGAGCCTGCCCGACCGCTACGGGACCGAGCGCATGGGCAAGCCGCTCGTCATCGACGCGCCCGGCGGCTCGATGACCGCGGAGTTCTTCGATCACGGCCCCGACTTCCGCGTGTGCGCCTCGTCGGAGTACGCGAACCGGCGCAAGCGCCGCCGCGGAGCGGCCCCGGCCCCGGTCGCGCGCGCCGCGCCGTCCGTCGCCGCGGTCCGGGCGAACGAGGACGCGCCTCCGTCCGAGGAGTCGTTCGAGCCCGTGTCCACTCCGCCGGTCCGCGTCGGCAAGCCCGCCTCGCCCGCGCCCGAGCGTCTCCCGGATTCTCCGCCCGGGTCCCCGGTGGCGGTGATCGAAGCCGAGCCGCCGCTTCCGTCCGACGCCGGCGTCCCCGAGACCATGCCGAAGGCCGGGCCGGGGTTCGCGCCGCGCGAGGCAGCGGTCCCCCGTGAGCCGCCTCCGGAGACGCCGGAGCGCCGCGCCGTCGCCGCGGCCTCGCCGCGCGCGCCGCTGCCGCCCGCGGAGACGATGCCCGCCGCCGGCCCGGGCCTCCACCGCGAGCCGGTCGAGCGCGGCGAGGCGGCCCTCGTCGAGGACGCCGGAACGGGCAAGCCCGAGAACGACCCCGTCCCCGAGCTGATCCGGCGCCTGTCCGCCGCCGAGCCGCGGACGCGGGCCCGGGCGGCCGACGAGCTCGGCAAGCGCGGCGCGGCGGCCCTCCCCGCGGTGCCCGCCCTGCGGCGGGCGCTCAAGGACCGCGACCGGCGCGTGCGCGCCAGCGCGGTGCTGGCGCTCGGCGGCGTCGGCGCCTCGGTCGACGGCGTCGGCGCCGACCTGCGCCGCGCGCTGCGCGACAAGAACGAGGACGTGCGCTTCAGCGCCGTCATCGCCCTCCACCGCCTCCGGGCGGCTCCCGAAAAATAA
- a CDS encoding FAD-dependent oxidoreductase — protein sequence MRKQDQSVPLWPDTFRVAERPALDASLTTDVCVVGAGIAGLSTAYRLARDGASVVVLEAGSVGGGETERTTAHLAVALDAGYAELLRVHGDYDVRLAAQSHADAIDEIERVAADEGIDCGFERVDGWLFSKPSDPPRRLEDEFAASEKAGIPGVALSGRAPLPSFITGPAIRYPRQAQFHPLRYLGGLADAFERLGGRLFCRTRAVEVRGGTRARVGTTGGLSVSAGAVVIATDTPFNDRLVIHTKQASFRSYVVAAPLAEGGFPRALFWDMEDPFHYARVQPGAPGGTDILIVGGEDHKTGQAEGNPEERFARLEAWSRERFAGMGAVTHRWSGQIIGTSDGIAFIGRNPGDEPNVYVVTGDCGHGMTHGTIAGLLLPELIAGRPHPWEKLYDPSRVRAGSLARWARENLNAAAQYAGHLAPAEASSAADIAPGDGAVLRRGLSRVAVYRAPDGALIERSAVCPHLGALVCWNAAEKTWDCPAHGSRFDAEGRVLNGPAASDLSGAKPAAKARGARRRAGPKKRRAPARFGRKAR from the coding sequence ATGCGCAAGCAGGACCAGTCGGTGCCTTTGTGGCCGGACACGTTCCGCGTCGCCGAACGTCCCGCGCTCGACGCGAGCCTGACGACGGACGTCTGCGTCGTCGGCGCGGGCATCGCGGGGCTCTCGACGGCTTACCGCCTCGCCCGCGACGGCGCGAGCGTCGTCGTCCTCGAGGCGGGCTCCGTCGGGGGAGGGGAGACCGAGAGGACGACCGCCCATCTCGCGGTCGCGCTCGACGCCGGCTACGCCGAACTGCTGCGCGTGCACGGGGACTATGACGTTCGTCTCGCCGCCCAGAGCCACGCCGACGCCATCGACGAGATCGAGCGCGTCGCGGCCGACGAGGGCATCGACTGCGGCTTCGAGCGCGTGGACGGGTGGCTGTTCTCCAAGCCCTCGGACCCGCCGCGGCGCCTCGAGGACGAGTTCGCCGCCTCCGAGAAGGCCGGCATTCCCGGCGTCGCGCTGTCGGGCCGCGCACCGCTGCCGTCGTTCATCACGGGGCCGGCCATCCGCTACCCGCGCCAGGCGCAGTTCCATCCCCTGCGCTACCTCGGGGGGCTGGCCGACGCCTTCGAGCGTCTCGGGGGCCGGCTCTTCTGCCGCACGCGGGCCGTCGAGGTCCGCGGCGGGACGCGCGCGCGGGTCGGGACGACGGGCGGGCTCTCGGTGTCGGCCGGCGCCGTCGTCATCGCGACCGACACGCCGTTCAACGACCGGCTCGTGATCCACACGAAGCAGGCCTCCTTCCGGTCCTACGTCGTCGCGGCGCCGCTCGCCGAGGGCGGCTTCCCGCGCGCCCTCTTCTGGGACATGGAGGATCCCTTCCACTACGCGCGCGTCCAGCCCGGCGCGCCGGGCGGGACGGACATCCTCATCGTCGGGGGCGAGGACCACAAGACCGGGCAGGCGGAGGGGAACCCGGAGGAGCGCTTCGCCCGCCTCGAGGCCTGGTCGCGCGAGCGCTTCGCGGGCATGGGGGCCGTCACGCACCGGTGGTCCGGGCAGATCATCGGCACGAGCGACGGCATCGCCTTCATCGGGCGCAACCCCGGAGACGAGCCCAACGTGTACGTCGTCACCGGCGACTGCGGCCACGGGATGACCCACGGCACGATCGCCGGCCTCCTCCTTCCGGAGCTGATCGCGGGGCGCCCGCATCCGTGGGAGAAGCTCTACGACCCGTCCCGCGTGCGCGCGGGCTCGCTGGCCCGCTGGGCCCGGGAGAACCTCAACGCGGCCGCGCAGTACGCGGGACACCTGGCGCCCGCGGAGGCGTCCTCCGCGGCGGACATCGCGCCCGGCGACGGAGCCGTCCTGCGCCGCGGCCTCTCGCGGGTCGCCGTCTACCGCGCTCCGGACGGCGCCTTGATCGAGCGCTCCGCCGTCTGCCCTCACCTCGGCGCCCTCGTCTGCTGGAACGCCGCCGAGAAGACCTGGGATTGCCCGGCGCACGGCTCCCGCTTCGACGCCGAGGGACGCGTGCTCAACGGCCCGGCGGCCTCCGACTTGAGCGGGGCGAAGCCCGCGGCGAAGGCGCGGGGCGCGCGGCGGCGCGCGGGGCCGAAGAAGCGCCGGGCCCCCGCGCGATTTGGTAGAAAAGCGAGATGA
- a CDS encoding serine hydrolase gives MRSPVMVLLSLLAALLAAAWGIPRLRRVASVGCSYKAKALASALFVSGLDTDPERAPEIADEAYRLMRLFRARVDRDKKTVSVSFFGLQPRTAAYRPGLGATLTDAPLPPAPSMPAPARAAELPVRDTPALRTILENAFTEGGPRRRRTRALVVVRDGAIVGEGYAPGITAETPLNGWSMTKSVMGALIGTLVGEGKIALTDKSLLAEWREPGDPRAGISLEDLLRMRSGLRFSEVYADPLSDVTRMLFDGHDAGGFAASRPLEAPPGTLWKYSSGTTNILSLIARRVLGEKDYPSWPRRALFDPLGMTSAVIEPDASGTFVGSSFLFATARDWARFGLSHANGGSGPLPEGWVRFGTTPTPQAPDGKYGAHWWLKLSPELGGGTAAAARIPSDAFHALGHEGQCLTVIPSRRLVVVRLGLSIDIKAWDHAAFLAAILDALPA, from the coding sequence TTGCGCTCGCCGGTGATGGTTCTCCTCTCCTTGCTCGCCGCCCTTCTCGCCGCCGCGTGGGGCATCCCCCGCCTGCGGCGCGTCGCCTCGGTCGGCTGCTCGTACAAGGCCAAGGCCCTCGCCTCCGCGCTGTTCGTGTCCGGCCTCGACACGGACCCCGAGCGCGCCCCGGAGATCGCCGACGAGGCCTACCGGCTGATGCGCCTGTTCCGCGCGCGCGTCGACCGCGACAAGAAGACGGTGAGCGTGTCGTTCTTCGGCCTGCAGCCGCGGACGGCGGCGTATCGTCCGGGCCTCGGCGCGACCTTGACCGATGCCCCGCTTCCGCCGGCGCCCTCCATGCCCGCGCCCGCCCGCGCGGCCGAGTTGCCCGTTCGCGATACCCCCGCTCTCCGGACGATCCTCGAGAACGCATTCACGGAAGGCGGCCCGAGACGCCGCCGCACGCGCGCCCTCGTCGTGGTCCGGGACGGGGCGATCGTCGGCGAGGGCTACGCGCCCGGCATCACGGCGGAGACGCCGCTCAACGGCTGGTCGATGACGAAGAGCGTGATGGGCGCGCTGATCGGGACGCTCGTCGGCGAGGGCAAGATCGCGCTGACGGACAAGAGCCTGCTGGCCGAGTGGCGGGAGCCGGGGGACCCGCGCGCGGGGATCTCGCTCGAGGACCTTCTGCGCATGCGCAGCGGCCTGCGCTTCTCGGAGGTGTACGCCGACCCGCTGTCCGACGTGACTCGGATGCTCTTCGACGGCCATGACGCCGGAGGCTTCGCCGCGTCGCGTCCGCTCGAGGCTCCGCCGGGGACCTTATGGAAATACTCGAGCGGGACGACGAACATCCTCTCCTTGATCGCCCGACGCGTGCTGGGCGAGAAGGACTATCCGTCGTGGCCCCGGCGCGCGCTGTTCGACCCGCTGGGCATGACGAGCGCCGTGATCGAGCCCGACGCCTCGGGCACCTTCGTCGGGTCCTCTTTCCTGTTCGCGACGGCCCGCGACTGGGCGCGCTTCGGCCTGTCGCACGCGAACGGCGGGAGCGGCCCGCTGCCCGAGGGCTGGGTCCGCTTCGGGACGACGCCGACGCCCCAGGCGCCGGACGGGAAATACGGCGCGCACTGGTGGCTGAAGCTGTCGCCAGAGCTGGGCGGCGGCACGGCCGCGGCCGCGCGGATCCCGTCCGACGCCTTCCACGCCCTCGGCCACGAGGGCCAGTGCCTGACGGTGATCCCCTCGCGCCGCCTCGTCGTCGTCCGTCTCGGCCTATCCATCGACATCAAGGCCTGGGACCACGCGGCGTTCCTCGCCGCGATACTCGACGCCCTCCCGGCCTAG
- a CDS encoding nucleotidyltransferase family protein has protein sequence MKALILAAGVGARLKPLTDATPKALIPVGGVPMLERVLVRLKAAGVKSFVVNAHHHAQKVADFCADLSRRHAVPISVSREDDLLLDTGGAIKKAAPLLRGREPFYVHNADVLTDLDLRALAKAHKDAGALATLSVRERKSGRAYLFDAKGRFAGHDRGEGSVTWAKGAVPNPQRLAFDGVHVISPEFLDKITESGVFSVTKTYLRLAAGGADIRAFRADQWAWHDIGTVEKLAAAEAWVSARPS, from the coding sequence ATGAAGGCCCTGATCCTGGCGGCGGGCGTCGGCGCCCGCCTCAAGCCCCTGACGGACGCGACGCCGAAGGCCTTGATCCCCGTCGGCGGCGTCCCGATGCTCGAGCGCGTCCTCGTCCGCCTGAAGGCCGCCGGCGTTAAGTCCTTCGTCGTCAACGCCCACCACCACGCGCAGAAGGTCGCCGATTTCTGCGCCGACCTTTCGCGCCGCCACGCCGTGCCGATCTCGGTGTCCCGCGAGGACGACCTCCTGCTCGACACCGGCGGAGCGATCAAGAAGGCGGCCCCCCTCCTGAGGGGCCGCGAGCCTTTCTACGTCCACAACGCCGACGTCCTGACCGACCTCGATCTGCGCGCCCTGGCCAAGGCCCACAAGGACGCCGGAGCGCTCGCCACCTTGTCCGTGCGCGAGCGGAAGAGCGGCCGGGCCTATCTGTTCGACGCGAAGGGCCGCTTTGCCGGCCACGACCGCGGCGAGGGCAGCGTCACCTGGGCCAAGGGCGCGGTCCCCAACCCCCAACGCCTCGCCTTCGACGGCGTGCACGTGATCTCGCCGGAGTTCCTGGACAAGATCACCGAGAGCGGCGTGTTCTCGGTCACCAAGACCTACCTGCGTCTCGCCGCCGGCGGCGCCGACATCCGCGCCTTCCGCGCCGACCAGTGGGCCTGGCACGACATCGGCACGGTCGAGAAGCTCGCCGCGGCCGAAGCCTGGGTCAGCGCCCGGCCTTCCTGA
- a CDS encoding class I SAM-dependent rRNA methyltransferase codes for MEDPRPEPSEASEPAEPKESFPPKPKLTGRPKGHELPIPWVRLRSTASGHQLYKRMLGEVDPKARPGDIVAVYDRFDAPYGVALYNPRSLIALRLLTRGIGAFDPDAFFNERITTAVTFRRTLLDLDARTDAYRLVHDNGDGLPGLVVDRYGDCIALEFYSLGMFKQSARIERALKVHFPNARFFHRASPHTQSMEGFKLDPNKGTGTRVKENGVTFIVDPSTGYKTGFFTDQRENRAALLPFVKGKKVLDVCSYTGGFALYAKKLGGADEVTAVELDPDAAALLKMNANANQVRIDTVCADAFPYLRQAAMNTRRYGVIVLDPYKLIANQEGYALGRQKYIDLNRLGMVVLEPGGILVTCSCSGMLSWDEFLQFVRTAAGSAGRRVQVFRKSGAGPDHPFTADHPEGEYLKVLWCRVL; via the coding sequence GTGGAAGATCCCCGCCCCGAGCCGTCCGAGGCCAGCGAGCCCGCCGAGCCCAAGGAGTCGTTCCCCCCGAAGCCGAAGCTCACCGGCCGCCCGAAGGGCCACGAGCTCCCGATCCCGTGGGTGCGCCTGCGCTCGACGGCGTCCGGGCATCAGCTCTACAAGCGCATGCTGGGCGAGGTGGACCCGAAGGCGCGCCCCGGCGACATCGTCGCCGTCTACGACCGCTTCGACGCGCCGTATGGCGTCGCCCTCTACAACCCGCGCAGCCTCATCGCGCTGCGCCTGCTCACGCGCGGCATCGGGGCCTTCGATCCGGACGCTTTTTTCAACGAACGGATAACGACGGCGGTGACCTTCCGACGGACCTTGTTGGACCTGGACGCCAGGACGGACGCTTATCGTCTCGTTCACGACAACGGCGACGGCCTGCCCGGCCTGGTGGTGGACCGCTACGGCGACTGCATCGCCCTCGAGTTCTACTCGCTCGGCATGTTCAAGCAGTCGGCGCGCATCGAGCGCGCGCTGAAGGTCCACTTCCCGAACGCGCGCTTCTTCCACCGCGCCTCCCCGCACACGCAGAGCATGGAGGGCTTCAAGCTCGACCCGAACAAGGGCACCGGCACGCGCGTCAAGGAGAACGGCGTCACCTTCATCGTCGACCCGTCGACCGGGTACAAGACCGGCTTCTTCACCGACCAGCGCGAGAACCGCGCCGCCCTGCTCCCGTTCGTGAAGGGCAAGAAGGTCCTCGACGTCTGCTCCTACACCGGCGGCTTCGCGCTGTACGCCAAGAAGCTCGGCGGCGCCGACGAGGTCACCGCCGTCGAGCTCGATCCCGACGCGGCCGCGCTGCTCAAGATGAACGCCAACGCCAACCAGGTCCGCATCGACACGGTCTGCGCCGACGCGTTCCCGTACCTGCGCCAGGCCGCGATGAACACGCGCCGCTACGGCGTGATCGTCCTCGACCCTTACAAGCTCATCGCCAACCAGGAAGGCTACGCCCTCGGCCGACAGAAGTACATCGACCTCAACCGCCTCGGCATGGTCGTCCTCGAGCCGGGCGGCATCCTCGTCACCTGCTCCTGCTCGGGCATGCTCTCCTGGGACGAGTTCCTGCAGTTCGTGCGCACCGCCGCCGGCTCGGCCGGACGCCGCGTGCAGGTGTTCCGCAAGAGCGGCGCCGGCCCCGACCACCCGTTCACCGCGGACCATCCCGAAGGCGAGTACCTCAAAGTCCTGTGGTGCCGCGTACTCTGA